The following coding sequences are from one Bradyrhizobium sp. WSM471 window:
- a CDS encoding carbohydrate porin, whose amino-acid sequence MSVLLLLAAGAAAQEDKKTDDDKPADPDTGESTVEEKTLGLLPNPLQKYGVKFAATYIGEALGNASGGLKQGAIYEGRLNLAVDVDLQKLVGIDKLTFHANMFQIHGDGLSRSNLQNFFVVSGIEALPSTRLYEAYFEKQWGAKRISVKVGQLAADSEFFNTKYTDVFTNASMGWPAITSLNLPSGGPSPPLAAMGARLLVNVTDQLSVLGGIFDGDQAGPGSGDPQERNRYGVNFRVNDPPLLLGQIQYAWNNKKGDPNLTGQIKFGGWRHFGAFADQQLASNGVSFAAPGSSGEPLLLAGDIGGWAVFEQQIYRVSRSDDRGIGVFARAAGAPADRNLIDLYADAGVEFIGLRDDRPYDKFGIAAGYAHVSKRAQALDADYRTLVNPNWPSRNFEGLLTAVYQYQIKDGWSLQPNFQYIIHPGGGATGPATPFAGKVLKNASVFGLRTTLKF is encoded by the coding sequence ATGTCGGTCCTCTTGCTCCTGGCAGCCGGCGCCGCCGCCCAGGAGGATAAGAAGACCGACGACGACAAGCCTGCCGACCCGGACACGGGTGAGAGCACCGTGGAGGAAAAGACGCTCGGCCTTCTTCCTAACCCACTGCAGAAGTATGGCGTGAAGTTCGCTGCCACTTACATCGGCGAGGCGTTGGGTAACGCTTCCGGCGGCCTGAAGCAGGGCGCTATCTACGAAGGCCGTCTCAACCTTGCGGTGGATGTCGATCTGCAGAAACTCGTCGGCATCGACAAGCTCACTTTTCACGCCAACATGTTCCAGATCCATGGCGACGGCCTGTCCCGGAGCAATCTTCAGAACTTCTTTGTCGTCAGCGGAATCGAGGCTCTACCCTCAACGCGTCTTTACGAAGCGTATTTTGAGAAGCAGTGGGGCGCGAAGAGGATCTCGGTGAAAGTGGGTCAGCTTGCCGCCGACAGCGAATTCTTCAACACCAAGTATACAGACGTGTTCACCAACGCCTCAATGGGTTGGCCCGCGATCACGTCGCTCAATCTTCCCAGCGGCGGACCGTCGCCACCTTTGGCGGCTATGGGCGCAAGGCTACTGGTCAACGTGACCGACCAGCTCTCCGTTCTGGGTGGGATCTTCGACGGCGACCAAGCAGGACCGGGATCGGGCGACCCGCAGGAGCGCAATCGCTACGGCGTCAATTTCCGCGTCAACGATCCACCGTTGCTTCTAGGTCAGATCCAGTACGCCTGGAACAACAAGAAGGGCGATCCCAACCTGACCGGCCAGATCAAGTTTGGCGGCTGGCGGCACTTCGGCGCTTTCGCGGATCAACAGCTCGCGTCGAACGGCGTCTCGTTCGCCGCTCCCGGTAGCAGCGGAGAGCCGCTATTGCTCGCAGGAGACATCGGTGGCTGGGCGGTCTTTGAGCAACAGATCTACCGCGTGTCTCGCAGCGACGATCGCGGGATCGGTGTGTTCGCAAGGGCCGCCGGCGCGCCCGCTGATCGCAACCTGATCGATCTATACGCTGATGCCGGCGTCGAGTTCATCGGGCTTCGTGACGACCGGCCCTACGACAAGTTCGGGATCGCCGCGGGCTATGCCCATGTGTCCAAACGGGCGCAGGCGCTCGACGCCGATTACCGCACGCTGGTGAATCCCAACTGGCCCTCGCGAAACTTTGAGGGATTGCTGACGGCGGTCTACCAATACCAGATAAAGGACGGCTGGTCGTTGCAGCCGAACTTCCAATACATCATCCACCCCGGCGGCGGCGCTACGGGGCCGGCGACGCCATTCGCCGGAAAGGTCCTCAAAAACGCGTCGGTGTTCGGTCTAAGGACGACGTTAAAATTCTAG
- a CDS encoding DUF1003 domain-containing protein: protein MSAPASSKRPVENIDAILRLEKQDEEKIALHHRVFHAIGSFAGTPQFVVLQCAAVVCWIAFGGVFPDRALDPFPFPLLGTFLALEAVLLTSCVLIRQNATDRILEKRDRLELQINLLSEREATRSLRILQKLAKRLNVDDEDCQQDELAQETSIDQLARGLREREQAEKPQ, encoded by the coding sequence ATGTCAGCGCCGGCATCATCGAAAAGGCCGGTAGAAAATATCGACGCCATCCTGCGGCTTGAAAAGCAGGATGAGGAAAAGATCGCTCTTCATCATCGTGTTTTTCATGCAATCGGATCGTTCGCAGGCACTCCGCAGTTCGTTGTGCTGCAGTGCGCGGCGGTGGTGTGTTGGATTGCCTTCGGCGGGGTATTTCCCGATCGCGCGCTTGATCCATTCCCGTTCCCGCTGCTCGGGACATTCCTCGCGCTAGAGGCGGTACTTCTCACCTCCTGCGTCCTCATTCGTCAAAATGCGACTGACCGCATCTTGGAGAAGCGGGATCGCCTAGAACTTCAGATTAATCTTCTCTCTGAACGGGAGGCGACGCGGTCTTTGAGAATATTGCAGAAGCTTGCCAAGCGGCTGAATGTCGATGACGAGGATTGCCAACAAGACGAATTGGCGCAGGAGACATCTATTGATCAACTTGCCCGAGGCTTGCGCGAGCGCGAGCAGGCTGAAAAGCCTCAATGA
- a CDS encoding low affinity iron permease family protein has product MKNEPSRISKFFGDLANKTSLAAGRASTFLLAAGVVVVWGISGPLFQFSDTWQLVINTGTTIVTFLMVFLIQNSQNRDSAAIQVKLDELIRVSAARNSLVGIEHLTDDEIEELRSKCEARAKAEKAGDETVDRTRQSARRAAEQIAS; this is encoded by the coding sequence ATGAAAAACGAACCATCCCGGATCTCAAAATTCTTCGGTGATTTGGCGAACAAGACCTCGCTTGCGGCTGGGCGCGCCTCGACCTTCTTGTTAGCCGCGGGTGTGGTGGTCGTATGGGGCATCAGCGGCCCGCTCTTCCAGTTTTCGGACACTTGGCAGTTGGTCATTAATACTGGGACCACAATCGTAACTTTCCTTATGGTATTTCTGATTCAGAACTCGCAAAACCGTGACAGCGCGGCCATTCAAGTAAAGCTGGACGAACTCATTCGCGTGAGTGCGGCGCGCAATAGTCTCGTGGGAATTGAGCACCTCACAGACGATGAGATTGAGGAGCTTCGCTCGAAATGTGAAGCGCGTGCCAAGGCCGAAAAGGCCGGAGATGAGACAGTCGACCGGACCCGACAGTCAGCGCGGCGGGCCGCCGAGCAGATCGCCAGCTGA
- a CDS encoding glycosyltransferase family 4 protein, with protein MRIAQLAPLAESVPPKLYGGTERVIAWLVDELVESGHDVTLFASGDSKTKGKLHAVWPRALRLGRKGADPSAACALLIEAIAERARDFDVIHSHVDWLPLPVLSRTGVPFLTTMHGRLDLPGLPQVIGAFADAPFVSISADQRRPLPEANWIATIQHGLPKDMFRPSYEPGSYLAFLGRLTAEKGPEDAIRIARAARMPLRIAAKIPRAETAYFKNKLEPNIDGQTVQLVGEVDDAKKQPFLANAAGLLFPIDWPEPFGLVMIEAMACGTPVIAYRSGSVPEVVEDGVTGFIVDGEEQAISAVKELGRLDRRVIRARFEERFAASRMANEYETRYRNLIARGGRFA; from the coding sequence ATGCGGATTGCCCAGCTTGCTCCGTTGGCCGAGAGCGTACCTCCCAAGCTTTACGGCGGCACTGAGCGTGTGATCGCCTGGCTCGTGGACGAACTGGTCGAATCCGGACACGACGTGACCCTGTTTGCAAGCGGGGACTCCAAGACAAAGGGAAAGCTCCACGCGGTGTGGCCGCGCGCGCTGCGCCTGGGGCGGAAGGGTGCGGATCCGAGCGCCGCCTGCGCGCTTCTGATCGAAGCTATCGCCGAGCGGGCGCGCGACTTCGACGTGATCCACTCGCACGTCGACTGGTTGCCCCTTCCGGTGCTCAGCCGAACCGGCGTGCCTTTCCTCACGACGATGCACGGCCGGCTAGACCTTCCCGGTCTGCCCCAGGTAATCGGTGCCTTTGCGGACGCTCCGTTCGTCTCGATTTCCGCCGACCAGCGTCGTCCGCTTCCGGAGGCGAACTGGATCGCGACGATCCAGCACGGACTGCCCAAGGATATGTTTCGGCCATCCTACGAGCCGGGTTCGTACCTGGCCTTTCTGGGGCGGCTGACGGCGGAGAAGGGGCCGGAAGACGCCATCCGCATCGCGCGGGCGGCGCGGATGCCCCTGCGGATCGCTGCGAAGATTCCTCGGGCGGAGACGGCCTACTTCAAGAATAAGCTCGAGCCGAACATCGATGGCCAGACGGTTCAGCTCGTCGGCGAGGTCGACGACGCGAAGAAACAGCCTTTCCTCGCGAATGCAGCGGGCCTGCTGTTTCCGATCGATTGGCCCGAGCCGTTCGGTCTGGTCATGATCGAGGCGATGGCGTGCGGGACACCCGTGATCGCCTATCGATCAGGCTCGGTGCCGGAAGTCGTGGAGGACGGCGTCACCGGCTTCATCGTCGATGGTGAGGAGCAGGCGATCAGCGCCGTGAAAGAACTGGGCCGGCTGGATAGAAGAGTGATCCGCGCCCGGTTCGAAGAGCGCTTCGCCGCAAGCCGCATGGCGAATGAATACGAGACCCGATATCGCAACCTGATCGCTCGTGGAGGACGCTTCGCGTGA
- a CDS encoding alpha-amylase family glycosyl hydrolase, whose protein sequence is MNLMPLGSLGAVEARGTMTFGFWLPWVSAADGNVVTVKIIHEADQFLQAFPAREFQLTHSFRPPYGDFWSVAVPIAGTPPAVPGSAWGNPGRYVYRYTITNPSVGTLDWIIDPFAREFGVGKQSAFTLGYEPYVWSAGEAQWRTPALADLILYEVNIAEFGNDLDRARELVAYLADLGINAIEIMPLSNVGNSVDWGYLPIGYFGVDERFGKRSDFQQLVDICHQHGIAVIVDVVYGHTGVDFPYYDAYTRLQYRDNPFMGPFAKDYFSNFGKSTDFNREITRDYFFTANHHWLEVYHVDGFRYDCVPNYWDGPMGVGYASLVYETHQLTRANIAAGRPYWSRFDAGAGKPLRLVQMAEQLEAPEDVLRSTYSNCTWQNGTYGAARAVAQGDRGRLADLGLQLGLFGYPDRETVNGDDIPKTALQYIENHDHERFLCNFGTSNPDEAGNPLFAEGDRARWYMLQPYLIGLLMSKGIPMLWQCEEFAENYFLPDFGMGRVSLLRPMRWDFFYDESGRPIVSLVRKLLRIRRQRDHMRQGTYFFFNDWNRYQQFGVLLFARYAGAHYTLVAVNFSDTDRTVPFWFPMAGDYAEELHGGALDLRNVLSLRQVDLNIPSHYGRIWTLT, encoded by the coding sequence ATGAACTTGATGCCACTCGGATCGTTGGGCGCCGTCGAAGCACGCGGCACCATGACGTTCGGATTCTGGCTGCCTTGGGTGTCGGCGGCCGATGGCAACGTCGTCACCGTTAAGATCATCCATGAGGCAGATCAGTTTCTTCAGGCATTTCCGGCTCGGGAATTTCAGCTCACACACAGTTTTCGTCCGCCGTATGGGGACTTCTGGTCGGTCGCGGTGCCAATCGCCGGCACGCCGCCTGCAGTCCCGGGCTCAGCCTGGGGCAATCCGGGCCGCTACGTCTATCGCTACACGATCACGAACCCGAGCGTAGGCACGCTCGACTGGATCATCGACCCCTTCGCGCGCGAGTTCGGTGTCGGCAAGCAATCCGCCTTTACCCTGGGCTATGAGCCCTACGTCTGGAGTGCCGGCGAGGCGCAATGGCGTACGCCCGCGCTGGCCGACCTGATCCTCTATGAGGTGAACATCGCCGAGTTCGGCAACGACCTCGACCGCGCTCGCGAGCTCGTTGCCTACCTGGCCGACCTCGGGATCAACGCCATCGAGATCATGCCGCTGTCCAACGTCGGAAACTCTGTGGACTGGGGCTATCTGCCGATCGGCTATTTTGGTGTCGACGAGCGGTTCGGCAAGCGGTCGGATTTCCAGCAGCTAGTCGACATCTGCCATCAGCACGGGATCGCGGTGATCGTGGACGTCGTCTATGGCCATACGGGCGTGGATTTTCCTTACTACGACGCCTACACGCGGTTGCAGTACCGCGATAATCCGTTCATGGGGCCGTTTGCCAAGGACTACTTCAGCAACTTCGGCAAGAGCACGGATTTCAATCGGGAGATCACGCGGGACTATTTTTTTACGGCCAATCACCATTGGCTCGAAGTCTATCACGTCGACGGCTTTCGATACGACTGCGTTCCGAACTACTGGGACGGGCCGATGGGCGTGGGCTATGCGAGCCTCGTCTATGAGACGCACCAGCTGACCAGGGCGAACATCGCGGCGGGTCGCCCGTACTGGAGCCGCTTCGACGCAGGCGCCGGCAAGCCGCTGAGGCTCGTGCAGATGGCCGAACAGCTCGAAGCTCCGGAGGACGTGCTGCGCTCGACCTATTCCAACTGCACGTGGCAGAACGGCACCTATGGCGCGGCACGCGCGGTGGCCCAGGGGGATCGCGGCCGGCTCGCCGACCTCGGCCTGCAGCTTGGTCTCTTCGGCTACCCCGACCGGGAGACCGTCAACGGCGACGACATCCCCAAGACCGCGCTCCAGTACATCGAGAATCACGATCACGAGCGCTTTCTGTGCAATTTCGGCACCTCCAATCCCGACGAAGCTGGCAATCCTCTGTTCGCCGAGGGCGACCGGGCGCGCTGGTACATGCTGCAGCCCTATTTAATCGGCCTGCTGATGAGCAAGGGGATTCCGATGCTTTGGCAATGCGAGGAATTCGCCGAAAACTATTTTCTGCCCGATTTCGGAATGGGCCGCGTCTCGCTCTTGCGGCCGATGCGGTGGGACTTCTTCTACGATGAGTCCGGCCGGCCGATCGTGAGCCTGGTCCGCAAGCTGCTGCGCATCCGGCGGCAGCGCGACCACATGCGTCAGGGCACGTACTTCTTCTTCAATGACTGGAACCGGTATCAGCAGTTCGGTGTTCTGCTGTTCGCGCGCTACGCAGGCGCCCACTACACGTTGGTCGCTGTCAATTTCAGCGACACCGACCGGACCGTCCCGTTCTGGTTTCCGATGGCCGGTGACTACGCCGAAGAGCTGCATGGCGGCGCTCTCGACCTGAGGAACGTGCTTTCGCTCCGGCAAGTAGATCTAAATATCCCATCGCATTATGGACGGATCTGGACGCTGACGTAG
- a CDS encoding family 16 glycoside hydrolase encodes MPITTETTSFTKDIQGRYLCNNLAEVDAWKSAGGRPFDFIIVGGGTFGSAIAEHLWFRQKQSGGGLRTLVVDAGLFTVPEHVQNTGIQGFADPANPFFLNENLPQPEPPRNEVWGIPWKSTIPFKGLAYTLGGRSLYWGGWSPRLLDEEMLGWPANTVADLNSRYFDESSRQIGVDEANDFIFGELQNALRRQLFDNLSSVPGAFALDALPPSPLLKPGADPAQLLGLSSSGGLSQNDLLNLLKLEAPLAVQARAPHAGFFPLNKFSVVPLLMKAARTAASDSNGSDSVKEFMVLPDTHVLTLRSVPTSAGTWRISGIDTSRGPIDLAPGGVVVMALGTIENARLALASFDATGLSTLPLIGKNLIAHLRSNLVVRVPRSAISGLSAVVNELQTAALFVKGRATRPNGDLIGHFHLQISASGGANTIGAEDELYRKVPDVDFFDQLKTSTDTHVAIAIRGLGEMEPADPANPAAHPSRVDLSSRTDEYGVRRASVALTPTQRDRDLWAAMDAAMQKVAAAFANGQPMQVLQSNQDGLGTTHHEAGTLWMGTDLTASVTDGNGRFHHTENLYAAGPALFPSIGSPNPMLTGIALSRRTGDRIMTPPAFVAEAGFETLFDGTSLGDWTMSTISNQLGRDDPGSFRVRRGVLEARTGTDLGLLWLKRPTPPRYVLRLQWMMTAPDDNSGVFIGFPDPRNEGYDNTAYVGVNFGFEIQIDELARPDNAPIHRTGAVYAFKGPTDGPLIVHPVGEWNNYEITVDGADITVALNGQAVNIFHFAGDPQSPRRGLPSTSQDPRFVGLQTHTGRVFFRNIQWKSLEGAVA; translated from the coding sequence ATGCCGATCACAACGGAGACGACCTCGTTCACCAAAGACATTCAAGGCCGCTATCTCTGCAACAATCTCGCGGAGGTCGATGCATGGAAATCCGCAGGCGGGCGTCCGTTCGATTTCATCATTGTGGGAGGCGGTACGTTCGGCTCGGCTATCGCGGAGCATCTGTGGTTTCGTCAGAAGCAGAGTGGCGGCGGATTACGGACACTGGTCGTAGACGCCGGGCTGTTCACCGTTCCTGAGCACGTCCAGAACACGGGAATCCAGGGGTTTGCCGATCCGGCCAATCCGTTCTTTCTGAACGAAAACCTGCCGCAGCCGGAGCCGCCGCGCAACGAGGTGTGGGGCATTCCTTGGAAGTCGACCATTCCCTTCAAGGGACTAGCGTATACGCTCGGAGGCCGATCACTCTATTGGGGCGGTTGGTCGCCTCGTCTGCTGGACGAGGAGATGTTGGGTTGGCCCGCAAACACCGTAGCCGATCTGAACAGCCGCTATTTCGATGAGAGTTCTCGCCAGATCGGTGTCGATGAGGCGAACGACTTCATTTTCGGCGAATTGCAGAATGCGCTGCGTCGCCAGCTCTTCGACAATTTGTCGAGCGTGCCCGGAGCGTTCGCGCTCGACGCGCTCCCGCCGTCTCCGCTGCTGAAGCCCGGCGCCGACCCCGCACAGTTGCTTGGCCTGTCGTCGAGCGGCGGGCTTTCGCAAAACGACCTGCTGAACCTGCTGAAGCTGGAAGCGCCGCTTGCTGTGCAGGCGCGCGCGCCACACGCGGGGTTCTTTCCCCTGAACAAGTTCAGCGTCGTTCCGCTGCTGATGAAGGCTGCTCGGACCGCGGCGAGCGACTCCAACGGCAGCGATTCCGTCAAGGAATTCATGGTGCTGCCCGACACGCATGTGCTCACGCTGCGCAGCGTTCCTACCTCAGCAGGGACTTGGCGCATCTCGGGCATCGACACCAGCCGAGGTCCGATAGATTTGGCACCGGGTGGTGTGGTCGTCATGGCCCTCGGCACGATCGAGAACGCGCGGCTGGCTCTCGCATCGTTCGATGCCACCGGACTTTCGACCCTGCCGCTCATCGGCAAGAACCTGATCGCGCACCTTCGCTCGAACCTCGTCGTCCGCGTGCCGCGGTCGGCGATTTCCGGGCTTTCCGCAGTGGTGAACGAGCTGCAGACCGCGGCCCTGTTCGTGAAGGGGCGGGCCACGCGCCCGAATGGTGATCTGATCGGCCACTTCCACCTTCAGATCTCCGCGAGCGGCGGCGCCAACACCATCGGTGCCGAGGACGAGCTCTACCGCAAGGTGCCCGACGTTGACTTCTTCGATCAGCTGAAGACCTCGACCGATACGCATGTTGCAATTGCGATCAGAGGGCTCGGAGAGATGGAGCCCGCCGATCCGGCCAATCCTGCGGCTCATCCAAGCCGCGTTGATCTGAGCTCGCGGACCGACGAGTACGGTGTTCGTCGCGCATCGGTTGCGCTGACGCCGACGCAGCGCGATCGGGATCTCTGGGCCGCCATGGATGCGGCGATGCAGAAGGTCGCCGCCGCCTTCGCCAACGGTCAGCCCATGCAGGTGCTCCAGAGCAACCAGGACGGGCTCGGGACGACCCATCATGAAGCCGGAACTCTTTGGATGGGCACCGATTTGACGGCGAGCGTCACCGACGGCAACGGACGCTTCCATCACACCGAAAACCTGTATGCGGCGGGCCCGGCGCTATTCCCGAGCATCGGTTCGCCCAACCCGATGCTGACCGGGATAGCGTTATCGCGCCGCACCGGCGACCGGATCATGACGCCTCCAGCCTTCGTGGCCGAGGCGGGTTTCGAGACGCTGTTCGATGGCACCTCTCTGGGGGACTGGACAATGTCGACGATCAGCAACCAGCTCGGTCGGGACGACCCTGGCTCGTTCCGGGTACGGCGCGGCGTTCTCGAGGCGCGAACGGGGACCGACCTGGGGCTGCTCTGGCTGAAGCGCCCGACCCCGCCTCGCTACGTTTTGCGGCTGCAATGGATGATGACGGCACCCGACGACAATTCGGGCGTCTTCATCGGCTTCCCCGACCCTCGAAACGAAGGCTACGACAACACGGCCTATGTCGGCGTCAACTTCGGCTTCGAAATTCAGATCGACGAATTGGCCCGTCCAGACAATGCGCCGATCCACAGGACGGGGGCAGTCTACGCCTTCAAGGGGCCAACCGACGGTCCATTGATCGTCCATCCGGTCGGAGAATGGAACAACTATGAGATCACCGTCGATGGGGCCGACATCACGGTCGCGCTGAACGGGCAGGCGGTAAACATTTTCCATTTCGCCGGCGATCCGCAGTCTCCGCGCCGCGGCCTGCCGTCCACCTCGCAAGACCCGCGCTTCGTCGGCCTGCAAACGCATACGGGCCGCGTGTTCTTTCGCAACATTCAGTGGAAGTCGTTGGAAGGCGCTGTGGCATGA
- a CDS encoding DUF1259 domain-containing protein yields the protein MKKFISALTVTGVCLFAFRLAAFIPAYAQDANWQKVDETLGRKPAVSDDVRRYGFPRSDLTVTLDGVTVKPALALGGWVAFKPAHGGAMVMGDLVLLETEINPVMAKMIASGLEITAVHNHLLRASPATFYMHVAGHGDPVKLASAIHDALAESKTPLTITAPASPPPAVELDTARLDRIIGVKGQANGGVYQFNVKRRDPITEDGMPLTPVGPMGVAIGINFQPTGGGKAAITGDFVLTGDEVNPVILALRAHGIEVTALHSHMLDEQPRLFFMHFWANDDAVKLAQGLRAALDKTASTKG from the coding sequence ATGAAAAAATTCATCTCGGCTCTGACAGTCACCGGCGTCTGCCTTTTTGCGTTCCGCCTCGCGGCCTTCATCCCGGCGTACGCCCAAGATGCCAACTGGCAGAAGGTGGATGAGACCCTGGGTCGCAAGCCCGCCGTTTCGGACGATGTCCGGCGCTACGGCTTCCCTCGCAGCGATCTCACCGTGACTCTGGACGGCGTCACGGTGAAGCCGGCGCTGGCGCTTGGCGGTTGGGTCGCGTTCAAGCCTGCGCATGGCGGCGCAATGGTCATGGGCGATCTTGTGCTGCTCGAGACTGAAATCAATCCCGTCATGGCGAAGATGATCGCGAGCGGTCTCGAAATTACCGCCGTACACAATCATCTACTCCGCGCCAGCCCGGCGACGTTCTACATGCACGTCGCCGGCCACGGCGATCCCGTCAAACTGGCCTCGGCAATTCATGACGCACTTGCCGAGAGCAAGACACCGCTAACGATCACGGCACCGGCGAGCCCGCCGCCCGCAGTCGAGCTGGACACGGCGAGGCTCGACCGTATCATCGGCGTCAAAGGGCAGGCCAATGGCGGCGTCTACCAGTTCAACGTGAAGCGGCGGGATCCTATCACGGAGGACGGCATGCCATTGACACCGGTCGGCCCAATGGGCGTCGCGATTGGCATCAACTTTCAGCCGACCGGAGGAGGCAAGGCCGCCATCACGGGCGACTTCGTGCTGACCGGCGACGAGGTCAACCCGGTCATTTTGGCGCTGCGGGCGCACGGCATCGAGGTGACTGCGCTGCACAGTCACATGCTCGATGAGCAGCCAAGGTTGTTCTTCATGCACTTCTGGGCGAACGACGACGCAGTGAAGCTCGCGCAGGGTCTGCGCGCGGCCCTCGACAAGACCGCCAGCACGAAGGGTTGA
- a CDS encoding PepSY domain-containing protein, with protein MRTSTIYQVAIIVTLAAGLSPVHALTQEELIAKIQAAGYSQVKDVKSTAEGIAAKAVKDGKPVTLVVDSSGQIKERN; from the coding sequence ATGCGAACATCGACGATCTATCAGGTAGCGATAATCGTGACCCTTGCGGCGGGGCTCTCGCCCGTCCACGCCCTGACTCAGGAGGAGCTCATCGCCAAGATCCAGGCGGCCGGCTACTCGCAGGTGAAAGACGTCAAGTCCACGGCCGAAGGCATCGCCGCCAAGGCGGTGAAGGACGGCAAGCCGGTGACGCTCGTCGTCGACAGCAGCGGCCAGATCAAAGAACGAAACTGA
- a CDS encoding Cj0069 family protein, producing the protein MDTDKHSSARRTVATLSRGDAAARRDATPKSGRFVDVFDALAAVGVQGRPVIYDESFADAVREQLLAVDGVLVWVNPIQDGRNRAGIDALLRDVAAQGVWVSAHPDVILKMGTKEVLYRTRSMGWGSDTALYQTAAAMRAELPARLASGPRVIKRNRGNGGQGVWKVEKLPTSSMIRVLDATKDTPEELTLDNFLRRCAEYFENGSVIDQAFQPRLSEGVVRCYMAGDRCAGFGHHKVKALVDSPAARAEAGPRLYSSNADPRFQRLRRVMEDEWTPQLTSLLDIARGDLPAIWDADFMLGPVQADGNDSYVLGEINVSSVHPYPAEAPAEIARRVADRLQLKV; encoded by the coding sequence ATGGACACCGACAAACACTCCTCTGCCCGACGCACCGTAGCCACCCTCTCGCGAGGAGACGCCGCCGCGCGTCGAGATGCCACCCCGAAAAGCGGCCGCTTCGTCGACGTCTTCGATGCGCTTGCCGCCGTCGGCGTCCAAGGGCGCCCCGTGATCTACGACGAGAGCTTCGCAGACGCCGTCCGCGAACAGCTGCTCGCGGTTGACGGCGTACTCGTCTGGGTCAACCCTATCCAAGACGGTCGGAACCGGGCCGGTATCGATGCCCTGCTGCGCGACGTCGCCGCGCAAGGCGTTTGGGTAAGCGCTCATCCGGACGTAATCCTCAAGATGGGCACCAAGGAGGTCCTCTATCGCACCCGCTCCATGGGCTGGGGAAGCGACACGGCGCTGTACCAAACCGCCGCTGCGATGCGCGCGGAGCTGCCGGCGCGGCTCGCCTCCGGCCCGCGCGTGATCAAGCGCAACCGGGGCAACGGTGGCCAGGGCGTCTGGAAGGTCGAGAAGCTGCCGACCTCATCCATGATCAGGGTGCTGGACGCGACCAAAGACACGCCCGAGGAACTGACGCTGGACAATTTTCTCCGCCGCTGTGCGGAGTATTTCGAGAACGGCAGCGTGATCGACCAGGCGTTCCAGCCTCGCCTGAGCGAGGGCGTGGTGCGCTGCTACATGGCAGGCGACCGCTGCGCCGGCTTCGGCCATCACAAAGTCAAGGCCCTGGTCGACTCGCCGGCTGCGCGCGCCGAGGCTGGACCGCGGCTCTACTCGTCCAACGCAGACCCGCGCTTCCAGCGGCTGCGTCGGGTGATGGAAGACGAGTGGACGCCGCAGCTGACCTCGTTGCTGGATATCGCGCGAGGCGACCTGCCCGCGATCTGGGACGCCGACTTCATGCTGGGACCCGTCCAGGCGGACGGGAACGATAGCTACGTGCTCGGCGAGATCAACGTCAGCTCTGTGCATCCGTACCCGGCCGAGGCGCCGGCGGAGATCGCCCGTCGGGTTGCCGATCGCTTGCAGCTCAAGGTTTGA
- a CDS encoding ATP-binding cassette domain-containing protein encodes MLTVSRLKRLHISVSFDLQDGECVALQGPSGVGKTLLLRSIADLDPNEGAVKLDGTPRESMPAPTWRKRVTYIAAEPGWWSDIVQEHFTAWDDALPLVMRLGLPDDCGPWPVQRLSTGERQRLGLVRGLMLRSRVLLLDEPTSALDSASAATVEALIAERVADGTSVIWSTHDDAQARRVGSRIFAMSPDGGIKESRQ; translated from the coding sequence ATGCTGACGGTCAGCAGGCTCAAGCGCTTGCACATCTCAGTGTCATTCGATCTGCAGGACGGCGAATGCGTCGCCCTGCAGGGACCATCCGGCGTCGGGAAGACCTTGCTGCTTCGCTCAATCGCGGACCTCGACCCCAACGAAGGGGCGGTCAAGCTTGACGGAACGCCTAGGGAGTCTATGCCCGCCCCCACCTGGCGAAAGCGAGTGACCTATATCGCCGCCGAGCCGGGCTGGTGGTCCGACATCGTGCAGGAGCACTTCACGGCCTGGGATGATGCGCTACCGCTGGTCATGCGTCTTGGCCTTCCAGACGACTGCGGACCTTGGCCGGTTCAGAGACTTTCGACGGGCGAGAGACAGCGATTGGGGCTTGTGCGGGGGCTGATGCTGCGGTCGCGCGTCCTGCTACTGGATGAGCCGACTTCGGCGCTCGACTCGGCATCCGCCGCCACCGTCGAGGCTTTGATTGCCGAACGTGTCGCGGACGGAACGAGCGTCATCTGGAGCACCCATGATGACGCTCAAGCGCGACGTGTCGGATCAAGGATATTCGCGATGAGCCCTGACGGCGGCATCAAGGAAAGCCGGCAGTGA